GGACTTGGGCTTATCGTATTGGGTGTAGGGATGTTAAAACCCAACATATCAACTATGGTAGGAGGGCTTTACAAACCTAACGACATACGCAGAGATAAAGGTTTTAGTATATTTTACATTGGTATAAACTTAGGCTCTTTACTGGCAACATCGTCTGTAGGTATAGTTGCTGCAGTATATGGCTGGCATTATGGTTTTGGTTTAGCAGGTATTTGTATGCTATTGGGTTTAATTGTATATGTATGGGGGCAAAAATATTTAGTTCATGTAGGAAATGTACCTACAGTTGAAGAGAAGAAAAATGATGTTTCGCTAGGAGCAATGTACAGCAGGTTATTTAAATCAACTAAGCACGCCATTATATTTATAGCCCTTATAATTCTTTCTGTATATGCTGGTTTTAGCTTTGAGGGAACCGATAACTGGGCTTACGGATTGCTATTTGTGTTTGTTACTTTTGTTATCGGATTAATGATGGTAATTTACAAAGATCTTGAAACGCAGGTAATGAAAGATCGCTTTTTAGTACTCTTACTTTCTTTTGGAATTGTAATTGTATTTTGGGGTGCTTTTGAGCAGGCAGGCGGGTTAATGAGTTTATATACAGAACAAAAAACCAACCGCGACTTTTTCGGACTTTTCGAAATACCTACTGCAGTATTTCAGGGCTTAAACGCTGGGTTTATTATACTATTTGCAGTAGTAGTAGCCAATTACTGGGCAAAACGAAAACTCAAAAACAAAGAGGCCTCATCGTTATTTAAAATGGCAACAGGTACCATTATAATGGGCACGGGCTTCGTATTTATGATATTTGCCTCAATGCAGTACCAAGCCAACGGAGAGTCGGCTATGTATTGGTTAGTATTGGCTTATCTTTTTCATACTATTGGCGAATTATGCGCCTCTCCAGTAGCATTATCATTTATTACTAAATTAGCCCCAGTAAAGTACGCTTCGCTAATGATGGGAGTTTATTTTGCCTCTACAGGATTAGGAAATAAGGTAGCCGGAATACTTGGAGAGAATGCCGAGCACTATGGCGAAATGACTATTTTTACTGCCATTTTTATTTTTACCGTCGCCTTCGGCTTTTTAGTAATTGCGCTATTAAAACCCCTAAAAAGGCTCACGCACGGTGCTGAAGATAAAGAACGTGAACTATCACTTATGGACAATAAAGGACCTGAACTGGAAGAGTTTCAGGAGTAATAAAATTAATTGTAACTACTATATAAATGGAGACATCTACATCGAACGACTTTTTTAAATCTAATGTTTTAGGGCACCCAGCAGGTTTATTTGTATTATTTTTTACCGAAATGTGGGAACGCTTTTCATATTACGGAATGCGTGCCTTATTAGTACTATTTTTAATATCATCTTTTACTACTGGTGGTTGGGAATGGCCTGAAGAAAACGCTTTAGCACTTTATGGTACTTATACATCATTAGTATACTTAACCACTATTATGGGTGGTTTTCTTGCCGATAAATATTTAGGTTATCGTTGGGCAGTTGTTATTGGAGCATTATTAATGACTTTAGGACATGCTAGTATGGCTATAGAAACTCCGATGTCATTGTATGTTGGTATAGGTTTACTAATATTCGGGAACGGTTTTTTTAAACCAAACATGACATCTATTGTATCGTACATGTATAAAGACCATCCCGAGAAAAAAGATGGGGCTTACACTATATTTTATATGGGAGTAAATGCAGGTGCCTTTTTGGGTATTATGCTTTGCGGTTACATAGGCGAAAAAGTAAGTTGGAGTTGGGGCTTTGGTCTTGCAGGTATCTTTATGTTTTTTGGTATGTTACAGTTTTACTTTACACAAGGTATTTTTGGAGATATAGGAACTAAACCTACTGCAGCAGAAAAGCTAGAGAAAAAAACAGTTACTGATGGTGATAAAAGAGTACCATTTACCCCATTTGATCTTAGCCTTATTGTAATATCGCTTATTTTAGGTTTAGTTTGGATTATTAACGATCCCTACTCTAAAATTAGTGGTAATAATCTTTTGAATTTCCAAGTTGGAGGACTCGATGGTTCTAATTTCACCATTTTACTAGGGTTAGCGTTACTCATCATACTTTTGGTAAGTCGCCTTTCTCGATATTCTAGTGTAACTCGTGATAGATTAATTGCTGTAACTATTTTTGCATTCTTCACTATATTCTTTTGGGCTTCCTTTGAACAGGCAGGTGGTTCTATGACTATATTTGCCGAGAAGTATACACAGCGTGCTTTAACAGGTTCTACAGCCTCAATATTTAAAGTAATAAACACGCTGTTAACCGTAGTGCCTTTAGCTATTATAACTTTTGTGCTTTGGAAACTCTTTACACAAACATTTAAAAAATACCCAGTAGGTAACACTATATTAGGTTTTAGCTTTCTGATAATATGGGGTGTTGTAATTTGGATGCTTAAACGCGAATTCAGTAACGACGAAACTGTTGTTGCTGCCTCTTGGTTCGGGATACTAAATTCCTTTTTTATTATTGCTTTTGCGCCGCTTATATCAAAAGTATGGGAGAGCAAATATAATCCGCCTGCTGCCGTAAAATATGGTATTGGTTTAACTTTACTTGGCTTAGGTTTTGGATCACTTGCTTACGGAGCCTCCGAAATTGTAAATGGTGCCGATATAAAAGTAAGTATGCTTTGGTTAATACTTGCCTATTTATTCCATACACTTGGCGAGCTTTGTCTTTCTCCTGTAGGATTATCTTACGTTAGTAAGCTGGTTCCTGCAAGGATGATAGGTATGATGTTTGGCGTTTGGTATTTGGCTATTGCTATAGGTAATAAAACTGCTGGTACTATGGGAGGTATGATTAACGATATAACGGAAAGATACTCACTATCAACATTTTTCCTTATTTTTACGCTTGTTCCAGTAGGGCTTGGAGTATTAGTTGTACTACT
The Flavobacterium litorale genome window above contains:
- a CDS encoding peptide MFS transporter, giving the protein METSTSNDFFKSNVLGHPAGLFVLFFTEMWERFSYYGMRALLVLFLISSFTTGGWEWPEENALALYGTYTSLVYLTTIMGGFLADKYLGYRWAVVIGALLMTLGHASMAIETPMSLYVGIGLLIFGNGFFKPNMTSIVSYMYKDHPEKKDGAYTIFYMGVNAGAFLGIMLCGYIGEKVSWSWGFGLAGIFMFFGMLQFYFTQGIFGDIGTKPTAAEKLEKKTVTDGDKRVPFTPFDLSLIVISLILGLVWIINDPYSKISGNNLLNFQVGGLDGSNFTILLGLALLIILLVSRLSRYSSVTRDRLIAVTIFAFFTIFFWASFEQAGGSMTIFAEKYTQRALTGSTASIFKVINTLLTVVPLAIITFVLWKLFTQTFKKYPVGNTILGFSFLIIWGVVIWMLKREFSNDETVVAASWFGILNSFFIIAFAPLISKVWESKYNPPAAVKYGIGLTLLGLGFGSLAYGASEIVNGADIKVSMLWLILAYLFHTLGELCLSPVGLSYVSKLVPARMIGMMFGVWYLAIAIGNKTAGTMGGMINDITERYSLSTFFLIFTLVPVGLGVLVVLLNPLLKKLMHGVH
- a CDS encoding peptide MFS transporter, which translates into the protein MATLAKQPHEKELFGHPVGLYILFLTEMWERYSYYGMRALLTIYMVAKTVGDNPGLGWTNSESLALYGWYTMLVYVMSIPGGMIADKFIGQKRSVLVGAIILVFGHGVLAVEAEWAFFTGLGLIVLGVGMLKPNISTMVGGLYKPNDIRRDKGFSIFYIGINLGSLLATSSVGIVAAVYGWHYGFGLAGICMLLGLIVYVWGQKYLVHVGNVPTVEEKKNDVSLGAMYSRLFKSTKHAIIFIALIILSVYAGFSFEGTDNWAYGLLFVFVTFVIGLMMVIYKDLETQVMKDRFLVLLLSFGIVIVFWGAFEQAGGLMSLYTEQKTNRDFFGLFEIPTAVFQGLNAGFIILFAVVVANYWAKRKLKNKEASSLFKMATGTIIMGTGFVFMIFASMQYQANGESAMYWLVLAYLFHTIGELCASPVALSFITKLAPVKYASLMMGVYFASTGLGNKVAGILGENAEHYGEMTIFTAIFIFTVAFGFLVIALLKPLKRLTHGAEDKERELSLMDNKGPELEEFQE